The proteins below come from a single Thermopolyspora flexuosa genomic window:
- the mshA gene encoding D-inositol-3-phosphate glycosyltransferase, which yields MPRLAVGRRRVNRVATISVHTSPLDQPGTGDAGGMNVYIVEVAKRLAEMGIETEIFTRRTARDLPPTVELAPGVLVRHVTAGPYEELDKEDLSGQLCAFVSGVLRTEAAFEPGRYDVIHSHYWLSGQVGWLAKERWGVPLVHTMHTMAKVKNLLLAEGDRPEPTVRVLGEEQVVQVADRLVANTAAEAGELIELYGAPEERVTVVNPGVNLTTFRPGPKDAARARLGLPPGAHVLLFVGRIQPLKGPDTLLRAAARMLEEDPDLRRRLVVACVGGPSGNGRARPSHLVDLAAELGISDVVRLEPPVPHDELAGWYRAADVTVVPSHNESFGLVALESQACGTPVCAAAVGGLRTAVRDGVSGLLVEGHDPRDWARALRRLLDDHGLRAAMSRAAGEHAAAFGWSATAARLAEVYTGAMAELHRTPVVVNL from the coding sequence ATGCCGCGACTCGCGGTCGGCAGGCGCCGGGTCAACCGGGTCGCGACGATCAGCGTGCACACGTCCCCGCTCGACCAGCCGGGGACCGGGGATGCAGGCGGGATGAACGTCTACATCGTCGAGGTCGCCAAGCGCCTCGCCGAGATGGGCATCGAGACCGAGATCTTCACCCGCCGCACCGCGCGCGACCTGCCGCCCACCGTCGAGCTCGCGCCCGGCGTGCTGGTGCGGCACGTCACCGCCGGGCCGTACGAGGAGCTGGACAAAGAGGACCTGTCCGGCCAGCTGTGCGCGTTCGTCAGCGGCGTGCTGCGCACCGAGGCGGCGTTCGAGCCGGGGCGCTACGACGTGATCCACTCCCACTACTGGCTCTCCGGCCAGGTCGGCTGGCTCGCCAAGGAACGCTGGGGCGTGCCGCTGGTGCACACCATGCACACCATGGCGAAGGTGAAGAACCTGCTGCTCGCCGAGGGCGACCGCCCCGAGCCCACGGTGCGCGTGCTCGGCGAGGAGCAGGTGGTTCAGGTCGCCGACCGGCTGGTGGCGAACACCGCCGCCGAGGCGGGCGAGCTCATCGAGCTGTACGGCGCGCCGGAGGAGCGGGTGACCGTGGTCAACCCCGGGGTGAACCTCACCACCTTCCGCCCCGGCCCCAAGGACGCGGCCCGCGCCCGGCTCGGCCTGCCGCCCGGCGCGCACGTGCTGCTGTTCGTCGGCCGCATCCAGCCGCTCAAGGGTCCCGACACGCTGCTGCGGGCCGCCGCCCGCATGCTGGAGGAGGACCCCGACCTGCGGCGGCGGCTCGTGGTCGCCTGCGTCGGCGGGCCGAGCGGCAACGGCCGCGCCCGCCCCTCGCACCTCGTCGACCTCGCCGCCGAGCTCGGCATCTCCGACGTGGTACGGCTCGAGCCCCCGGTGCCGCACGACGAGCTCGCCGGCTGGTACCGCGCGGCCGACGTCACCGTGGTGCCCTCGCACAACGAGTCCTTCGGCCTGGTGGCGCTGGAGTCCCAGGCGTGCGGCACGCCGGTGTGCGCGGCGGCCGTGGGCGGCCTGCGCACCGCGGTACGGGACGGGGTGTCCGGGCTGCTCGTCGAGGGCCACGACCCGCGCGACTGGGCGCGGGCGCTGCGCCGCCTGCTCGACGACCACGGGCTGCGCGCGGCGATGTCCCGCGCCGCCGGGGAACACGCCGCCGCGTTCGGCTGGTCGGCCACCGCGGCCCGGCTCGCCGAGGTGTATACCGGTGCCATGGCCGAACTGCATCGCACCCCGGTGGTGGTGAACCTGTGA